The following nucleotide sequence is from Azospirillum brasilense.
GTCGCCGTGGTGGTGGCCGAAACACTGGACGCCGCCCGCGACGCGGCGGAGCTGGTGATGGTCGATTACGACGACCGGCCCGCCATCACCGGGACGGCGGAGGCGCTGGAGGCGGGCCGCCCGCAGGTGTGGGACGAGGCGCCGGGCAACCTCTGCTTCGACTGGGAGCAGGGCGAGGAGGAGGCGGTGGAGTCGGCGATTGCCAAGGCCGCCCGTGTGGTGGAGCTGGAGATCGTCAACAACCGCGTCGTCGCCAACCCGATGGAGGGCCGCGCCTGCCTCGCCGCGGTGGAGGCGGAGACCGGGCGGCTGGTCATCTACGTCACCAGCCAGGGCGTGCACGGGCTGCGCAAGCAGTTCGCCCAGCTCTTCGGCCTGCCGGAAGCGAAATTCCGCGTCGTCACCACCGACGTCGGCGGCGGCTTCGGCATGAAGCTGTTCAACTACCCGGAATACATGGTCTGCCTGTTCGCCGCGCGCCGCCTGAACCGGCCGGTGAAATGGGCGGCGGAGCGGACCGAGGGCTTCCTCAGCGACGATCACGGGCGCGACCATGTCAGCCGCGCCCGGCTGGCGCTGGACGGCGACGGGCGCTTCCTCGGGCTGCGGGTGGACACCGTCGCCAACCTGGGGGCCTACCTGTCGAACTATGGCCCCTTCATCCCGACCGACGCGGGGTCGGCGATGCTCGTCGGCTCCTACACCACGCCGGCGGTCTATGTGCGGGTGAAGGGCGTCTTCACCAACACCCAGCCGGTGGATGCCTACCGCGGCGCCGGTCGTCCGGAGGCGGCCTATCTGCTGGAGCGGCTGATCGACCATGCCGGGCGCGTCACCGGCCTCGGCCCGGCGGAGATCCGGCGGCGCAACTTCATCCCGCCCACCGCCATGCCCTACGCCACCCCGATGGGCCAGACCTACGACACCGGCGAATTCGAGCAGAATCTGCGCGACGGGCTGGAGCTGTCCGATCACGCCGGCCTGCCCGCCCGCAAGGCGGCGGCGAAAGCCCGCGGGAGGCTGCGCGGGGCCGGGATCGCCACCTACATCGAGGCCTGCGCGGGCGGTGGAGCGGAGCAGGCGACGGTGCAGGTCAACGGCGACGGGCGCATCGTCCTGATGATCGGCACCCAGACCAACGGCCAAGGCCACGAGACCGCCTATAAACAGATCATCGCCGACCGGCTGGGCGTCCCGCCGGAGGATGTGGAGGTGATCCAGGGCGACACCGACCGCGTGTCCTGGGGGGCCGGCACCGGCGGCTCCCGCTCCGTCCCGGTGGGCGGGGCGGCGCTGGCCGAGGGCGCGGCGCGGGTTGTGACCAAGGCGACCGAGGTCGCTGCCGACCTGCTGGAGACCGCCGCGGTGGACGTTGAGTTCGTCGAGGGCCGCTTCAGCGTCGTCGGCACCGACCGCAGCGTCTCCTTCAAGGAGGTGGCCGCCAAAGCCGCCGCCCAAGGCCCCATCGCCTTCACCGAGGTGGCCCGCTGGACTCCGCCGGCCAACACCTTCCCCAACGGTTGCCACGTGGCGGAGGTCGAGGTCGATCCCGACACCGGGGAGGTCGAGGTCGTCGGCTACACCGTCGTGGACGATTTCGGGACGGTGGTGAACCCGCTGCTGGTCATGGGTCAGGTCCATGGGGGCGTCGCCCAGGGCATCGGGCAGGCGCTTCAGGAGCGGGTGGTCTTCGACCCGGACAGCGGCCAGCTGCTCAGTGGCTCCTTCATGGACTACCAGATGCCGCGCGCGGTGGACGTGCCGGACATCCGCATCAAGCTGAACTGCGTGCCCAGCACCACCAACGCGCTGGGCATGAAGGGCGCCGGCGAGGCCGGGGCCATCGGCGCGCCGCCTGCGGTCATCAACGCCCTGGTGGACGCGCTGTCGGACTACGGCATCCACCACATCGACATGCCGGCGACCCCGCTCTCCGTGTGGACGGCGATCCAGGCCCGAAGCAAAGCCGCCGCTGAATAACCAAAACCCGAACAATGAAGAACGGAGTAATGACGTCATAGGCCCTATTTCCAAACCCGATGTCACACCTTGCTTTGAATAAATTTGAGACAATATACGTACTATAAAGAGTTAGATTTAGCATAACCCCACGAAAGAAACGGGCATGACGGCGGAGCAGATCAGGGGCGGAAAGTGCGGCGGGCAGTGCGCCGAGGGATTGGGGTTCGACTTCACCATGGCCTTCCAGCCGATCGTCGATGTCGGTGATGGGCTCGGCGGGGGGCGGCCGTGGGCGCACGAGGCGCTCGTGCGCGGCCTCGACGGCCAGGGGGCGGGCTGGGTGCTGGGTCAGGTGACCGAGGCGAACCGCTACGCCTTCGATCAGGCCTGTCGGGTCAAGGCCATCGAGCTGGCCGCCAGCCTCGGCATGGGCCAGCAGCCCGACACCCGGCTGTCGATCAATTTCCTTCCCAACGCCGTCTACCAGCCCGAAGCCTGTATCCGCGCCACGCTGGCCGCCGCCAAGCGCACCGGTTTCCCGCCGGAGCGCATCATCTTCGAGGTGACGGAGAACGAGCGGGTCGTCGACGGCGCCCATCTGAAGGCCATCTTCACCGAATACAAGCGCCAGGGCTTCCACACCGCCATCGATGATTTCGGCTCGGGCTATTCCGGCCTGAACCTGCTCGCCGAATTCCAGCCGGACATCATCAAGCTGGACATGGAACTGACACGCTCGATCGACACCGACCGCACCCGCCGCAGCATCGTCGGCGCGATCCTCACCGTGTGCCGCGATCTCGGCATCACCCCGGTGGCCGAGGGCATCGAAACGCCCGGCGAGGCAAAGGCGCTGCGCGATCTGGGGATCACGCTGATGCAGGGCTATCTGTTCGCCCGCCCGGCGGTGGAACGGCTGGTGTCGCCCGCCATGGATTTCGAACCGGCGGTGGCCTGAGAACAGTGGCCTATCACAGCATCCGCGGGCGGCGCACCGCCCGCGGCCGGGGGGCGGCGTAACGCCCCCGTTGCTCGGTCGCGAGGGTCAGCGCCTCGTGCGCGATCAGGCGGCGATAGTCGCGGTCCACCCGCGAGAACATGGCAAAGGCGAACTTCACCGCGTCGGGGGTCGGGCTTGTGGCCGCCTCGTGGAGCGCGTTGCGCAGCATGCGCAACTCCAGCACGCCTTTGACGCAGATGCGCTCGACCGCCTGAGCCAGGATGTCGATCGAACACAGGGACGCCTCGTCGTCGAGTCGGTACTGCACCCGTCCCCTGCCAGGAAGAACCGTCACGGACCGGCGCGGTTCTAGCTTGGGCTGGGCGGGAATGCCAGCGTTTCGGTGAGGTGGTGATGGGGGAGTGGTTGCTACGAGCCCCCCTCCCGACCTCCCCCCGCTGCGCAGGGGGAGGAGTTAAGCCCTCCCCTGCAAAGCGGGGGAGGGTTTGGGTGGGGGCCCTACGCGCCCCCTTTCCCTTACCGCCCCGGCGGACGGATGCGCCAGATCGCCGCCGGGTTCTGCTGCGGGTCCAGCCAGACATGCTGGAACTTGCCGATCCAGGTGAAGCGCTGGCCGGTGAACAGATCCTCCACCTGGACATGGGCGCCGTCGTCCAACCCCAACTCCCACAGCGGAACTTCGATGGTGCCGCCATGGCCGTTGTGCGGGTCGAGGTTCACCGCGATCAGTATGACGTTGTCCTTGCTCTCCGTCATCTTGCCGTAGAGCAGGATGTTGTCGTCATAGGCGTTGTAGAACTTCAGGTTCGTGAATTTGTGGAGCGCCGGGTTCTCCGCGCGGATCTTGTTCAGCCGCGTCACGTAGTCGACGATGTTGCCGGGCTTGTTCCAGTCCCAGTGCCGGATCTCGTATTTTTCGGAGTGGTTGTACTCCTCCTTGCCTGGATAGGGGTCGGCCTCGCAGACGAAATACGGGGCGTAGAGACCGTAGACGCCCGACAAGGTGCCGGCCAGCACGGCGCGCATCATATGCGCCGGCCGGCCGCCATGGACCAGGATCGGCGGCAGGATGTCCGGCGTGTTGGCGAAGAAGTTGGGCTGCATGTAGTCCTTGGACTCGCCCTGGGTCAGCTCCGTCAGATACTCGGTCAGTTCCGCCTTGGTGTTGCGCCACGTGAAGTAGCTGTAGGACTGGGTGAAGCCGATCTTCGCAAGCCGCCGCATCAGCTTGGGCCGGGTGAAGGCCTCGGCCAGGAACAGCGCGTCGGGGAAGCGGTCCTGCACCTCGCGGATCATCCATTCCCAGAAGGGGAAGGGCTTGGTGTGCGGGTTGTCGACGCGGAAGATGCGCACCCCCTCGTCGCACCAGAACAGCACGACGTCGCGCAGCGCGTACCACAGGTCCGGATAGGCCTCGCGGTAGAAGCTGACGTTGACGATGTCCTGGTACTTCTTCGGCGGGTTCTCGGCGTAACGGATCGTGCCGTCGGGGCGCCAGTAGAACCATTGCGGGTGCGACTTGATCCAGGGATGGTCGGGGGAGCACTGGACGGCGAAGTCCAGCGCGATCTCGATGCCGTGCCGCCGCGCCTCCTTGACCAGCCGGCGGAAGCCGTCGAAGTCGCCGATCATCGGGTCGATGTCGGCGTGCCCGCCCTCCGTCGCGCCGATGGCGTAGGGTACACCGGGATCGTTCGGGCCGGGGTTCAGCGTGTTGTTGCGTCCCTTGCGGAAGCTGCGCCCGATCGGGTGGATCGGCGGGAAGTACAGCACGTCGAAGCCCATGCCCCGGATGAAGGGCAGCATGGTCGACACGTCGTCAAAGGTGCCGGGCCGCGACGGGTCCGGCGAGGCCGAGCGCGGGAAGATCTCGAACCACGCGGAGTAGCGGGCCGCGGTGCGGTCCACATAGACCTCCAGGTCGCAGCCGTAGCGGGACAGATATTGCCGCTCGCCATACTTCGCCATGGCGTGGCGCGGTTCGTCCGACAGGGCGTAGGCGATCAGCTCCGGCCCATGGAGGCTGGTCATCCGCTCCACCACCCGCTCCAGCGCGGCACGGCCCTCGCCTTCATTCTGCCCGACCGCGTGCTCGACGAAGCGGCGGCCTTCGATCAGTTCCAGGCTCACGTCCATCCCGACGTCGTGCTTCTTCTTGAAGTCGGCGCGCCAGCTCTCCCAGACGTCGCGCCACGCCAGGATGCTGTATTGGTAGCGCGTGTTGCGGGTCAGCGGAAGCTTGCCCACCCAGCGGTCGTTGTCGACGAAGGTCATGGGCACCTCGCGCCATTCCTCCTCGTCGACCGGGCGGTAGGTGACGGCGGCGCCCAGGACGAAGGTGCCGTCGGTGTAGATGTCCGCCCACACCTCCATCACGTCGCCGACCACCCGCTTCACCGGGAAACGACCGCCGTCCAACTCCGGATAGACGTTCTCGATGGTGACGCGGCGGGAGGCCAGTTCGTCCATCCAGGCGCGGGTGCCGGCGTCGTGCTCCGCCCCGCGTTCGCCCAGATGGTTCAGTTCGATGGGGCGGCTCTGCGCCGGGCGGGCGCGGAAGACGCGCATCTCCAGCGGGCGCAGGCGCAGGTCGCGGCCCGGCTCGAAGGGCAGCGGTTCGGCCTCCGGGGTCACGTCCTCGAAATCGGCGAAACCGCCACCGGTGCTGGCCAGCAGCGGGCCGGGATCGATGGCATGGGGCTGGTTCTCGTCCGGGTTGATGAGCAGGACGGAGCAACTCTCCCCGCTTCCGTTGGCCCAGCCGCCGGTGCCGCGGATCAGCCCGATCACCGGATTGTGGGGAGAGGTGACACGCCGCTGCGGCCCTTCGACATTCAGCGCCGGGCTGTCCGCCTTCATCGCGTTGACCGCCCCGATGAAGCCGGTCAGGTCGAGCTTCGGGTCCTCCCAATCGTCCGGCGTGGTGCTCACCACGTCCAGCTTGCGGGTGAAGCCGTACTCGTACCCCACCGGCATCATCACGCCGGTCGAGAAGGAGGCGGCGAACAGGTAGTGCATCTTCAGCTGGGCGGCCAGCCGCTCGGTGTCCTGGCTGCCGACCTCGGCCGCCAGACGGTCGGTGTCGTGGCTTTCCGGGAAGGCGATGGAGGGGGCGATCCAGCGGAACTCGTCATACTGGTCGAGCAGCCAGTCGGACTTGAAGTCCCACCATTTGGCGCTGTTGAACAGGAAGTCGAAACCCGCCCCGCACAGGTCGCGCACCTGCTCCACCGTGCAACCCAGCGTCTCGGCGAAGAACTTCACCTCCGGATCGGCCTCGCGGGAGCGGTCGATCAGCGTCTTCCACACCTCCGCCGGGATCTGGTAGGCGGCGTCGCAGCGGAAGCCCTTTACCCCGAGGCCGATGTAATGGCGCAAATAGCGGGTCCAATAGTCGGTCAGGCCCGCCCGGACATCCGCCCGCTCGTAGTCGAGCATGGCGAGGTCGCCCCAGATGGTCACCCGCGATGGGTCCACCGGATCGACGGCGCGCGGACTGTAGAGGTCGCCGCTGGAATCGCGCCGGTACCAGTCCGGATGCTCGCCGACCAGGATCGCGTCCTTGGCGGTGTGGTTGATGACGAGGTCGAGCATCACCGACTGGCCATGCCGCCCGGCCTCGGCGATGAAGCCGCGCAGCAGCTCGTCCGGATGCTCCGGCGCGCCGCCCTGGATGCGGTCGTGCAGCCGGTAATAGTCCTTCACGGCGTAGAGGCTGCCCGAGAAGCCGGGATAATGGATCGGGTTCAGGAACAGCCAGTCGAAGCCCATGCCCTGGATGCGGGGCAGATGCCCGGCCCAGTCGCGCATCGGGCCGACGAGCGTGGGAAACAGGTTGTAGATGCGCGGTCCGGCGGTGGCCATCGGGGAAATCCTCCTGGTCGGCAGCGGCACGCCAGCCGGTCGCCGCTGGTTGACAAGCGTGGCGCCACCCGTGGATCGTCCAGAAGACCGTCACCGGCCGAAGGACCATCACCGGAAGGACCATCGCGAGGTTGCAACGCGCGCCCTGCGGGGCGCACGCGCTCAACCCCTGCGAAGCGCGAAGGTTCCGAAATCTGAAACTTGGGCCAGACATTTCGAAAGGTGCGTGCATGGGCAACGGAAACGGCAAGATCCGTCTCGACAAGCTCGATATGACGGCGGAGGGCATCGGCAGCAAGGACGACTACGAACGCCGCCTCGCCAAACTCCAGAAGGACCTGCTGCACATCCAGCAGACCTACTGGCACGAGAAGCGCCGCGCCATCCTGGTGTTCGAGGGCTGGGACGCCGCCGGCAAGGGCGGCTGCATCCGCCGCCTGACCGAACCGCTCGACCCCCGCGGCTTCCACGTCTGGCCGATCGGCGCCCCGGCGGCGGACGAGCAGGGCAAGCACTACCTCTACCGCTTCTGGACCAAGCTGCCCGCCCCCGGCACCTTCGCCATCTTCGACCGCTCCTGGTACGGCCGCGTGCTGGTGGAGCGGGTGGAGGGCTTCGCCGACAAGGAGCAGTGGAAGCGCGCCTACGACGAGATCAACCAGTTCGAGAAGATGCTGACCGACGACGGGGTCCGCATCATCAAGATCTTCATGCACATCACGCCCGACGAGCAGCTCAACCGCTTTCGCGAGCGGCTGAGCAACCCCTACAAGCGCTGGAAGCTGACCGAGGAGGATCTGCGCAACCGCGCCCGCTGGGACGACTACAGCAAGGCCATCGAGGCGATGTTCGACAAGACCTCGACCGAGACGGCGCCCTGGCAGGCAGTCCCCGCCAATTCCAAATGGCACGCCCGCCTGAAGGTGATGGAGATCGTGACGGAGGCGCTGAGCCGCGGCGTCAACGTCGCGCCGCCGCCCATCGACCTGACCGTCGCCCGGATCGCCGCAGAGGTTCTGGGCGTCCACCTGACATTCGACACCAAAGAGAAGGACTGACCGTCCCCCCTGGCGCCCTTGGCCTTGGTCACTTCGTCGCGGTGCCCGCACGGGCGGTTGCCTGACGCGCCGGCATCTCCTAGCGTTGGTTGGCGGGTAAAACAATAAGCAGGGTGCGTTCGATGGACGAGGTCAAGACGGGTGCCGGGGTGGAGGAGAAGCCGCGGAAGAAGCGCAAGGCGCTAAAGCTGAAGGACCTCGGGCTCGGTGTGCCGGCCACCGGCGGCGAGGTGCTGCGCGACGCCAAGGAGGCCGCGGCCATCGAAGCCCACTGGCGCGAGTTGGGCGGCGGCAAGCCGTCGAAGGGCGGCAAGAAGGTCAAATACATCGACGAGCTGGCCCGGCTGCAGTTCGAGTTGATCAAGCTGCAGGAATGGGTGCGGGTCAACGGCCTGAAGGTCTGCGTGCTGTTCGAGGGGCGCGACGCCGCCGGCAAGGGCGGCGTCATCAAGCGCATTACCGAAAGCCTCAACCCCCGCGTCTGCCGGATCGTGGCGCTCGGCACGCCGACGGAGAAGGAGCGCGGGCAATGGTATTTCCAGCGCTACGTGGCGCAGCTTCCCGCCAAGGGTGAGATCGTCCTGTTCGACCGGAGCTGGTACAACCGCGCCGGCGTCGAGCATGTCATGGGCTTCTGCACCGACGCGGAGTACCAGGAGTTCCTGCGCGCTTGCCCGCTGTTCGAGGAGATGCTGGTCCAGTCCGGCATCATCCTGATCAAATACTGGTTCTCGGTCAGCGACGAGGAGCAGGAGAAGCGCTTCACCGAACGGATGCGCAACCCGATCAAGCGCTGGAAGCTCAGCCCGATGGACCTCGAATCGCGCAAGCACTGGGTCGAGTACTCCAAGGCCAAGGACGCCATGCTGGAGCACACCGACAAGAAGCTGACGCCCTGGTACATCGTCGACGCCGACGACAAGAAGAAGGCGCGGCTGAACTGCATCCACCACCTGTTGCAGCGGATCCCCTACCAGGATATCGCCCCGGTGGAGCTGGATCTGCCGCCGCGGCAGAGCGACGACGGCTACAAGCGGCCGAAGAAGTCGAAGCAGAACTGGGTGCCGGAGATGTACTGACCGCCACCCCAAGGCACAGCGGTCAGTCCCGCCCGTAGAGGCTGCGTTCGCCCAGCTCCTCGCCGCGCTGCCGCTCCAGCTCCTGGCTGTAGCGACGCAGGGCGTAGGCCTCGGTGACGTAGCCGACGATCCGGCGGTCGGTGGGCGACGTCACGACCGGCAGGGCCTCCACCTCGGCGCTGCAGAAGCGCTGGAGCACGCTGCGCACGTCGTCGCCCGGCCGCAGGAAGTCGTCGGCGTGCTTGGCCAGCTCGCCCACCGGCGTCTTCGCGTCCTCGTCGCCGAGCGACGGGTCGTGCACGGCGCCCATGTCGATGATGCCGGCGTAGGAGCCGTCCGGCTCCACCGCGAAGACGGTCTTGGCGGCGCCCAATGGGTGCAGGCGGCGCAGCGTGTCCAGGGTCTGCGTGGTCAGGATCGTCTTCACGTCGCCGCGCATCAGCCGCATCGCCGTCAGCTCCGACACCCAGCCGACGTCGTAGGCGCCGCGGATCGGCACGCCGCGCAGGTGGAAGCGCCACGTCGCGAAGGAGTAGCCGAAGGCCTGGCGGACCACGGTGGTCGACACCACCACGCCGATCAGCACGCCGGACGCCGCCCAGAAGTCCTGCGTCGCCTCCAGCACCAGAAGCACCATGGTGACCGGCGCGCCGATGATGCCCGCCGCCACCGCACCCATGCCGGCCAGCACCAGCAGCATCCGGTCGAGCCCCAGCCCCGGCACCAGCAGCTCGACCACACCATAGGCCAGCCCGCCGAACAACCCGCCAAGAAGCAGCGAGGCGCTGAACAGACCGCCGCGGAACCCGGAACCGAGTGACAGGGCCGACGCGACGATCTTGGCAACCAGCAGGACCGCCATGGCCTCCAGCCCGCGGGCCAATTGCGACGGGTCGGCGCCGGGTCCGGCGCCCAGCACCTGCGGCACCGCCAGAGCCAGCGCGCCCAGGGCGAGGCCGCCAAGCGCCGGGCGCCCCCAGACGGGGATGGGCAAGGCGCGGAAGCCGCGCTCCGCCACCGTCACCGCCTGCATGGCGAGGATGCTGAGCCAGCCCGCCAGGAAGCCGAGGACCCCGCAGGCGACATAGTCCCAGCCCTCCACCGCCACCGGGCGGCCGAAGAACAGGGCCGGGGACGGGTCGGCCAGCCAATGGGCCACTGCCACCGCGGCGACCGAGGCTGCCCCGATCGGGGCCAGCGTGGCGATGGTGTAGCCGCCCATGACCAGCTCGAAGGCGTAGAAGGCGCCGGCCAACGGCGCGCCGTAGGCGGCGGAGATGGCCGCCGCCGCCCCGCAGCCGACCAGCGTGCGCAGGTCCGCCCGCCGCAGATGGAGCTTCTGCCCGAGCGTCGAGGCGATGCCCGCCCCCGCCTGGGTGTAGGCCGCCTCCATCCCCACCGACGCGCCGGAGCCGTTGGACAGCAGGGTCGCGAGCGTCAGGCGCAGGCTGTCGATCAGGGACATCTTGCCGCCGTAGAGCGCGTTCGCCTCGACGGGGTCGACGATGTCGTTGGAGCGCCAGCGCCGCACCAGCTTCACCATCACGCCGAGCAGCAGGCCGCCGACGGCGGGGACCAGCAGGGTCCGCCAGGGGTCGGCCAGCGCGGCCGCGCCCAAGCCCTGCCCGTGGGCGACCGAAAAGACGAAGGATTGCGTCCAGACCACGGTCTCGTGCAGCAGGGCCACGGCCAGCCCGACCCCGGCGCCGATGGCCCCGGCGAGCATCAGCACACCCAGCACGCTGTCGCGCAGGCTCCGCCGTGTCAGCACCCTGAGGAACCGCCGGCCGGGGTTTTGTGCTCTGGTCAGGGCGCCGGCCGCATCCCCCGCGGCGCCCCGGATTCCCGTCATGTCGTCCGGCATGCCGGTCAATGTGTGCCCTGCATCCGCGCCGTCAACCGCGCGGCGCGGACCTACCCCCTTAGGGCTTGCCCGTCTGGGCCGGCGCCGGAGAGGCACCGGACGGCTGGGCGGAGGGTGGGTTCACGGCGAGGCGCCGCAGCACCTCCGCCAGATTGTCGCGCACCTTGTCGGCCAGCCCGATGTCGGCCTCCTGCGCCTCGTGGAACAGGATGGTGAACAGGCGGCCGGGCGACAGGAAGAAGGTCAGCGAGACGTGCATCTTGCCCTCCTTCAGCGCGCAATCGACCGAGCCGGTGCGCAGCGTCAGGCCAGGCAGGTCCTCGACGGCGCTCAGCGACGCGGTCGGCGTGCCGCCCTCGCAGCGCTTCTTCATCGCGTCGACGTAGCCGGCGGACAGATCCTCCAGCTTGGACCCTTCTTCCACCATCCGCTCGCGGATGCCGCCGACGATCGGGCCGATGCGCCAAGCCATGTCGGCGGGACGCTCGCCCTTCGGCACGTTTTCCAGCGACACGCGCTTGACGTCGCGCACGCCGGCCGCCTTCAGCAGGTCGGCCAGCCCTTCCGGCAGCTCGTCGGGGCGGGTCGCAACCTTCTTGGTGCGGGTGTCGATGGGCGGAACGGCGCCGGCCTTGTCCACGCAGGTCTTCAGGTCGGTGAGCACCTTCTTGGTGCCCTTCAGCGCGAAGGCCATGCGGTCGGCGTCGGAGGCGAAGACCACCTCCTTGCCGTTCATCAGGGCGGTGTAAAGCTCCTCGTCCTTGCCGTTGGGGATGACCAGCATGTCCGGCTTGGGCGCCAGCGCGCGCCGTTCGCGCGTCAGCTTGCCGTCCACCACGACCTTGACCTTCCACTGCTCGCCGTTCGGCAACTCGGCGCCCGGGATGCCCATGCCCAGGTTGACCTCGCCCTTGACGTTGCGCGCGATCATCAGGACATGGCCGGTGTCGAAGCGGCCCTCGATGGCGCAATAGGCGAACTTGCCATCCCGGTCGCGCGACGGGCCACCTTCCCAGCCGTCCTCAAGCTCGGCCGGCCCGGTCTTTTCATTCGGGTCGGCAGCGGCCGGAGCCGACGGCGCCGAAGGAGCGACGGTGCGGGGCGCCGGCGCGGGTCCGGAGGACGGTGCCGGGTAATACATGGTCGGCGGGTTCACGGGGACCAGCTCCGCCACCTGCGCCCCATCGGCGTGGGCGGCGGCGGCGCCCAGCAGAAGAAGGGAGGAGAGTGCAGCAGCGACGGCTTTGTCCAGCATGGCAGAGGTAATCCTTACGGGCAGGGCGACGCCGGAAGCTAGCCCCGCCGTTTGGGATCGGCAAGCGCAAGACGAGAAAGTCACGACAAAGATCCCGCCCTGTTGCCGCAATGCCGAATTGCGTCCGGCGCCACCCTCCGCACTGAAATCAGCCGCCCAGAAAGGCGTCCCGCAGCGCGTCGGCCGGAAGGGCTTCCACCGGCCCGTCGTGCACCGCCCGGCCGAGCCGTAGCAGGACAACGCGCCCGGCGGCGGACAGGGCGCGGGCGGCGCTCTGCTCGGCGACCAGAACCGCCGTTCCGGTCGCGGCAATGGCGCGGACGGCGGCGAAGACCTCCCCCGCCAGCTTGGGCGACAGGCCGAGCGACGGCTCGTCGAGCAGCAGGACCCGCGGGCGGCCCATCAGCGCGCGGCCCACCGCCAGCATCTGCTGCTGCCCGCCGGACAGACGCCACGCCCGTTCCTCCGCCTTGCCCTCCAGCGCTGGGAACAGGGCGAAGGCGCGCTCCAGGTCGCGGGCGCGCTCGGCCCGGCCCAGCCGGCTCGCCACCTCCAGATTGTCGCGCACGGTCATGCCGGGGAAGACGCGCCGTCCCTCCGGCACATAACCCAGGCCGCGGCGCACCCGCCGTTCCGGGGCGAGGGCGCCGATATCTTCCCCCGCCATCCGGACCCGCCCACCCATCGCCGGGACGAGGCCGAGGATGGCCTTGAGCAGTGTCGACTTACCCGCTCCGTTGGCGCCCAGCAGGGCCACCGCCTCCCCCGTCGCGACGGACAGCGACAGGCGGTCCACGGTGACCGCCCCGCCATAGCCGGCGGTCAGCCCCTCGACCTGCAACAGGGGCTCGCTCATCATGCACCCTCTCCCAGATAGGCGGCGACCACGGCCGGATCGCTGCGCACCCCCTCCGGCGGGCCGGCGTAGAGCGGGCGGCCCTGGTCGAGGCACAGCAC
It contains:
- the ppk2 gene encoding polyphosphate kinase 2 translates to MDEVKTGAGVEEKPRKKRKALKLKDLGLGVPATGGEVLRDAKEAAAIEAHWRELGGGKPSKGGKKVKYIDELARLQFELIKLQEWVRVNGLKVCVLFEGRDAAGKGGVIKRITESLNPRVCRIVALGTPTEKERGQWYFQRYVAQLPAKGEIVLFDRSWYNRAGVEHVMGFCTDAEYQEFLRACPLFEEMLVQSGIILIKYWFSVSDEEQEKRFTERMRNPIKRWKLSPMDLESRKHWVEYSKAKDAMLEHTDKKLTPWYIVDADDKKKARLNCIHHLLQRIPYQDIAPVELDLPPRQSDDGYKRPKKSKQNWVPEMY
- a CDS encoding xanthine dehydrogenase family protein molybdopterin-binding subunit, giving the protein MMKFGIGQPVPRTEDARLLTGGGRYTDDVSLPGQTYAVFVRSPHAHADIRGIDAAEAAAQPGVLGVFTVADLEADGIQPIPCAAALTQRDGSPYVAPPRPALAKGRVRHVGDPVAVVVAETLDAARDAAELVMVDYDDRPAITGTAEALEAGRPQVWDEAPGNLCFDWEQGEEEAVESAIAKAARVVELEIVNNRVVANPMEGRACLAAVEAETGRLVIYVTSQGVHGLRKQFAQLFGLPEAKFRVVTTDVGGGFGMKLFNYPEYMVCLFAARRLNRPVKWAAERTEGFLSDDHGRDHVSRARLALDGDGRFLGLRVDTVANLGAYLSNYGPFIPTDAGSAMLVGSYTTPAVYVRVKGVFTNTQPVDAYRGAGRPEAAYLLERLIDHAGRVTGLGPAEIRRRNFIPPTAMPYATPMGQTYDTGEFEQNLRDGLELSDHAGLPARKAAAKARGRLRGAGIATYIEACAGGGAEQATVQVNGDGRIVLMIGTQTNGQGHETAYKQIIADRLGVPPEDVEVIQGDTDRVSWGAGTGGSRSVPVGGAALAEGAARVVTKATEVAADLLETAAVDVEFVEGRFSVVGTDRSVSFKEVAAKAAAQGPIAFTEVARWTPPANTFPNGCHVAEVEVDPDTGEVEVVGYTVVDDFGTVVNPLLVMGQVHGGVAQGIGQALQERVVFDPDSGQLLSGSFMDYQMPRAVDVPDIRIKLNCVPSTTNALGMKGAGEAGAIGAPPAVINALVDALSDYGIHHIDMPATPLSVWTAIQARSKAAAE
- a CDS encoding EAL domain-containing protein → MTAEQIRGGKCGGQCAEGLGFDFTMAFQPIVDVGDGLGGGRPWAHEALVRGLDGQGAGWVLGQVTEANRYAFDQACRVKAIELAASLGMGQQPDTRLSINFLPNAVYQPEACIRATLAAAKRTGFPPERIIFEVTENERVVDGAHLKAIFTEYKRQGFHTAIDDFGSGYSGLNLLAEFQPDIIKLDMELTRSIDTDRTRRSIVGAILTVCRDLGITPVAEGIETPGEAKALRDLGITLMQGYLFARPAVERLVSPAMDFEPAVA
- a CDS encoding maltotransferase domain-containing protein, translated to MATAGPRIYNLFPTLVGPMRDWAGHLPRIQGMGFDWLFLNPIHYPGFSGSLYAVKDYYRLHDRIQGGAPEHPDELLRGFIAEAGRHGQSVMLDLVINHTAKDAILVGEHPDWYRRDSSGDLYSPRAVDPVDPSRVTIWGDLAMLDYERADVRAGLTDYWTRYLRHYIGLGVKGFRCDAAYQIPAEVWKTLIDRSREADPEVKFFAETLGCTVEQVRDLCGAGFDFLFNSAKWWDFKSDWLLDQYDEFRWIAPSIAFPESHDTDRLAAEVGSQDTERLAAQLKMHYLFAASFSTGVMMPVGYEYGFTRKLDVVSTTPDDWEDPKLDLTGFIGAVNAMKADSPALNVEGPQRRVTSPHNPVIGLIRGTGGWANGSGESCSVLLINPDENQPHAIDPGPLLASTGGGFADFEDVTPEAEPLPFEPGRDLRLRPLEMRVFRARPAQSRPIELNHLGERGAEHDAGTRAWMDELASRRVTIENVYPELDGGRFPVKRVVGDVMEVWADIYTDGTFVLGAAVTYRPVDEEEWREVPMTFVDNDRWVGKLPLTRNTRYQYSILAWRDVWESWRADFKKKHDVGMDVSLELIEGRRFVEHAVGQNEGEGRAALERVVERMTSLHGPELIAYALSDEPRHAMAKYGERQYLSRYGCDLEVYVDRTAARYSAWFEIFPRSASPDPSRPGTFDDVSTMLPFIRGMGFDVLYFPPIHPIGRSFRKGRNNTLNPGPNDPGVPYAIGATEGGHADIDPMIGDFDGFRRLVKEARRHGIEIALDFAVQCSPDHPWIKSHPQWFYWRPDGTIRYAENPPKKYQDIVNVSFYREAYPDLWYALRDVVLFWCDEGVRIFRVDNPHTKPFPFWEWMIREVQDRFPDALFLAEAFTRPKLMRRLAKIGFTQSYSYFTWRNTKAELTEYLTELTQGESKDYMQPNFFANTPDILPPILVHGGRPAHMMRAVLAGTLSGVYGLYAPYFVCEADPYPGKEEYNHSEKYEIRHWDWNKPGNIVDYVTRLNKIRAENPALHKFTNLKFYNAYDDNILLYGKMTESKDNVILIAVNLDPHNGHGGTIEVPLWELGLDDGAHVQVEDLFTGQRFTWIGKFQHVWLDPQQNPAAIWRIRPPGR
- a CDS encoding polyphosphate kinase 2 family protein, coding for MGNGNGKIRLDKLDMTAEGIGSKDDYERRLAKLQKDLLHIQQTYWHEKRRAILVFEGWDAAGKGGCIRRLTEPLDPRGFHVWPIGAPAADEQGKHYLYRFWTKLPAPGTFAIFDRSWYGRVLVERVEGFADKEQWKRAYDEINQFEKMLTDDGVRIIKIFMHITPDEQLNRFRERLSNPYKRWKLTEEDLRNRARWDDYSKAIEAMFDKTSTETAPWQAVPANSKWHARLKVMEIVTEALSRGVNVAPPPIDLTVARIAAEVLGVHLTFDTKEKD